From one Pseudomonas sp. B21-048 genomic stretch:
- a CDS encoding lectin OAA, which produces MSIYVVANQWGGSSAPWHPGGNWTLGARDNQNVVAIEIKSGDGGKSFTGTMTYAGEGPIGFRAQRTGQNQYNVENQWGGNDAPWHPGGKWVIGGRDNQNVVALSVTSSDGGKNLSGTNTYADEGPIGFRGQIE; this is translated from the coding sequence ATGTCTATATATGTAGTGGCAAATCAATGGGGCGGTAGTTCGGCACCCTGGCATCCGGGCGGAAACTGGACGCTAGGCGCGCGGGACAACCAGAACGTTGTCGCGATCGAGATCAAATCGGGAGATGGCGGGAAGAGTTTCACCGGCACCATGACGTATGCGGGTGAAGGTCCCATTGGCTTCAGGGCTCAGCGCACGGGCCAGAACCAGTACAACGTTGAAAATCAGTGGGGTGGCAACGATGCCCCGTGGCATCCGGGTGGCAAATGGGTCATCGGAGGTCGGGATAATCAGAACGTTGTGGCGTTGAGCGTGACCTCCAGCGATGGAGGGAAAAACCTCAGTGGCACCAATACCTACGCCGACGAAGGGCCGATCGGCTTCCGTGGACAGATAGAGTAA
- the asd gene encoding archaetidylserine decarboxylase (Phosphatidylserine decarboxylase is synthesized as a single chain precursor. Generation of the pyruvoyl active site from a Ser is coupled to cleavage of a Gly-Ser bond between the larger (beta) and smaller (alpha chains). It is an integral membrane protein.), with amino-acid sequence MNKRLFILSQYLLPHHLLSRLAGCIAECRVRWFKNALTAWFAKRYQVDMSQALVEDLTAYEHFNAFFTRALKDGARPLDPTPDAILSPADGAVSQLGPIEHGRVFQAKGHSFSVLELLGGDTANAAPFMGGDFATIYLSPKDYHRVHMPLAGTLREMVYIPGRIFSVNQTTAENVPELFARNERVACIFDTERGPMAVVLVGAMIVASIETVWAGLVTPPKRELKTFRYDEAARAPIHLEKGAELGRFKLGSTAVVLFGPDQVKWAEGLGALSPVQMGQGIGLPTA; translated from the coding sequence ATGAATAAGCGTTTGTTTATCCTCAGCCAATACCTGCTGCCCCACCACTTGCTCTCGCGACTGGCCGGCTGCATTGCCGAATGCCGCGTACGCTGGTTCAAGAACGCCTTGACCGCCTGGTTCGCCAAGCGTTATCAAGTGGACATGTCCCAGGCACTGGTCGAAGACCTGACGGCTTACGAGCACTTCAATGCCTTCTTCACTCGTGCCTTGAAAGACGGCGCTCGCCCGCTGGACCCAACCCCAGACGCAATCCTCAGCCCGGCCGACGGTGCCGTCAGCCAGCTCGGCCCGATCGAACACGGTCGCGTTTTCCAGGCCAAGGGCCACAGCTTCAGCGTGCTGGAACTGCTGGGGGGTGACACGGCCAACGCCGCGCCATTCATGGGCGGTGATTTTGCCACCATTTACCTGTCGCCCAAGGATTACCACCGCGTGCACATGCCGCTGGCCGGCACCCTGCGCGAGATGGTCTACATCCCCGGCCGCATCTTCTCGGTCAACCAGACCACCGCTGAAAACGTACCGGAACTGTTCGCTCGCAACGAGCGCGTGGCGTGCATTTTCGACACCGAACGTGGCCCGATGGCCGTAGTGCTGGTGGGCGCGATGATTGTGGCGTCGATCGAAACTGTCTGGGCCGGGCTGGTCACGCCACCAAAGCGCGAGCTGAAAACCTTTCGTTACGACGAAGCGGCCCGTGCGCCGATCCATCTGGAGAAAGGCGCCGAATTGGGTCGCTTCAAGCTCGGTTCTACGGCTGTGGTGCTGTTCGGGCCGGATCAAGTGAAATGGGCCGAAGGGCTGGGCGCCCTTTCGCCCGTGCAGATGGGCCAGGGCATCGGCTTGCCAACCGCCTGA
- a CDS encoding rhodanese-like domain-containing protein — protein sequence MSDFSGLALVIEPSDLLPRLDSRELILVDLTSSARYAAGHIPGARFVDPKRTQLGQAPAPGLLPTQAALEALFGELGHNPEAVYVVYDDEGGGWAGRFIWLLDVIGHSKYHYIDGGLPAWLAEGLPMSIQIPPAVGGPVALTLHDDPIATREYLQSRLGAADLAIWDARGPLEYSGEKVLAAKGGHIPGAVNFEWTAGMDQARYLRIRTDMPKILEQLGITKDKEVITHCQTHHRSGFTYLVAKSLGYPRVKGYAGSWGEWGNHPDTPVEI from the coding sequence ATGTCTGACTTCTCTGGCTTGGCGCTGGTGATCGAGCCGAGCGACCTGCTCCCGCGTCTCGATTCCCGCGAACTGATTCTGGTGGACCTGACCAGCAGCGCCCGATATGCCGCAGGGCATATTCCCGGAGCACGCTTTGTCGATCCAAAACGTACTCAACTGGGTCAGGCGCCTGCGCCAGGTCTGCTGCCGACCCAAGCCGCGCTTGAAGCATTATTCGGCGAACTGGGCCACAACCCCGAGGCGGTCTACGTCGTCTATGACGACGAAGGTGGCGGTTGGGCCGGGCGCTTTATTTGGCTGCTGGATGTCATCGGCCACAGCAAGTATCACTATATCGATGGTGGCCTGCCGGCCTGGCTGGCAGAAGGCTTGCCCATGTCTATCCAGATCCCGCCAGCGGTCGGCGGCCCGGTCGCCCTGACGCTGCACGATGACCCCATCGCCACCCGCGAATACCTGCAAAGCCGTCTCGGTGCCGCCGATCTGGCAATCTGGGACGCACGCGGGCCGCTGGAGTACTCCGGCGAGAAAGTGCTGGCAGCCAAGGGCGGGCACATTCCCGGCGCGGTCAATTTCGAGTGGACAGCCGGCATGGATCAAGCGCGCTACCTTCGCATCCGCACCGACATGCCGAAAATCCTGGAACAACTCGGTATCACCAAAGACAAAGAAGTCATTACCCACTGCCAGACTCACCACCGTTCTGGCTTCACGTACCTGGTGGCCAAGTCGCTCGGTTATCCGCGTGTCAAAGGCTACGCCGGCTCCTGGGGCGAATGGGGCAACCATCCCGACACGCCCGTAGAGATTTAA